The genomic segment ctctcATTCTGCAGATGGCAGCgttttcccttcccagccccgtGTTTCCCCTGAGAGTCGCGGCCCCTGGGCCCATCGCAGCCTGGCGGTTCACCAGGTTCCTCTTCCTCCACCACAACAAGAGGCTGTCGGGCAAGGCCGTGCAAACAGCTGCTGATAACACAACTTCCAGGTTGCTGTTCCAAGGCCGGGGCCGTTGAACGCAGACGAGCGCCCGTGTTTGTCTGTGCGGCCTGGCAGCGACAGCTGCTCCCGGGCCTTGGTGCCAGGTACAGCCCGGGCTAATGACTCTGTTTATCCTCTTTGGGTAATCCTGATAAGGCCCCGCAACCCCTCCCTGCGATTCATTGAGAAAACGGCCGTTGACCGCCAGGAACTCGCCTGGCCCGGCCAATCAGCCCAGCAACGACGGGGTTGGTCGGGTGGTTTAATGAGGGCTGCTTAATCATGCGGTCAAGGCTGCGGAGGGGTGTTCACTGTGACCCGGCCTTATAAGAGCCggctgcagaggcagggctggtggggctgggagcacgGGGACGATCCGGCCCGTGACACATTCTGGATTTTACGCCTCTCTCCCTGTGACTGAGTCTGGACGAGGACCCGGCTCAGCCATGAGCACCAGCGTGGATACGGAGTGTGAGCGGTGCCGgtgccacagcagggacaagCCCCCCGCCATCCTGTAcaccctgctgagccaggagctgcagcccggCAGGGCCCGGCAGCGCTGCCTGTGCCACCAGCGCCGCGCCGTGTGCCTGGCGGCGCCGCACCTCACCTGCCGGGCCGCCTCCGACGTGCTGCTCAAAACCATCAGCTTCGTGAGGAACGTGGCCGCCTTCCAGCTGCTGCCGCGGGAggatcagctgctgctgctgcacggcTGCTGGGTGCCCCTcttcctgctggggctggtgcagGGCATGGTGACCTTCGAGGTGACGGAGGCCCCGGCCCCCAGCATGCTCAAGAAGATCCTCCTCAGCGGCCAGAGCAAAGGGCAGGAGCCCGAGGGGACGCAGCCCACGCTGGCCGCCGTGCAGCGCCTGCAGTGGTGCCTCAACAGCTTCTGGAGGCTGGACCTGAGCCCCAACGAGTACACCTACCTGAGGGGAGCCATCCTCTTCAGTCCGGGTGAGTGCCAGGCCCTCGTGGCTGGACACACAATCACGGCCTCTCACagtcactgaggctggaaaagatcccCAAGACCATCGagcccaccctgtgccactgcccaccttgtcagcagctcagagcactgagtgccacgtccagggATAGGGTGCTCACCTGCCCAGGTGAACACAGACCTCATGGCTTGGAGGTGCTCAGAGATGGGCAGGTGTGAGAGAAGAGAGGGCTGGTCAGTGTTCCCTAAATGGTCATTCCCAAATGCACTGggaagcaggaaggaaggatgtCAAAACCTTTGCCTGCCCTGCAGACAATAAATCCTTTAATTTTAAAGCATGATTGTCCCTGTTAGGTGCTTTCCCTCCCTCACACGGcatccctggagcagccaggcctcagcagtgctgcgTGCATCTCCTTAGCGTGGCCGCAGATCCCTTctgagagctggggaggggtggCAGTGGGATCGCCTGGGGCTGTTTCCCTTATTcacttccctctctccctgtgtcccccgCAGACACCCCAGGCCTGAGGGCTCCGCTCTACATCGGGAGCCTGCAGCGGGAGGCGCAGCGGGCGCTgcgggagcagctgcagcccgaGGGGCAGCGCCGCTTCTCGCGCATCCTGCGGGCCAGCTCCGCTCTGCGCGCCGTGCCCGCCGCCCTCGTCACCGGCCTCTTCTTCCGGCCCCTCATCGGCGACGCCGACATGGGcgagctgctggcagagatgCTCTTCGAGGTGCCGGGCTGGCCACAGGGCccgtggctgcccctgccccgctgagcggggctgggacaggagctctGTGTTCCGCGGGGGCTGCAGGATCCCTGCCTCAGCAGATTctacagcagcccctgcccctcctgggCCGGTCTCCAGTCCggggaggggctgtgggtgagggctttcctgccctgctcccggTTTTTATTCATTTGTGAACTCCAAGCAGTGAGGGCTGTCCTCAGCTTGAGGGCTGCAGTGGGATCACAGCCCGAGGGCAAACACTGTGGAATTACTCTGGGTCTGGCTTCCGTGCTTGGAATCTTAGAAATGCTCAGgaaatttctccatggaaaatgCCAGAGTGTTAAATCCTACAGGGTGTACAGACTCACCCCTCTTTTTCCTTAGATTCTGTCTTTCCTCTGTAATTCCATGAAATACAACAGGATTAAGAGCACTTAGGAGCGCCTAAACCTACTGCAGCTCACATGGGGCTCTGGGCTTTCCTGTCTGTGAAAAGTTAAACCCGAGCAGAGCTGCTTCAGTGGGAGATCCAAACCTCCCTCCCGGAGTCAGAGCCAGGTGCACACCTGGAAAACTcgctcctgctgcctccagcaggtGAGCTGTCAGTATTTTATAAGTGAACGTTGAAGTGGTTTGTATATAAGAtgcaataaattatttttttaataaaatgtttggTGTTTTGGAACACAGTGGTGCCTTTTTTGTGAAGGTGTCGAATTTGGGGTGGGCAGAAAAAACTGCAGGCGTGGAAAAGATAGAGTGGAATAAGAAGGGATTTTCCATAAAAATCCATCTGGCAATGCAGGCAGGTTGATTGCTGTCAGTGGGAGCTCCTGGATGAGCAGCCCCTGGgtgctcccagcacacagaaatTCCCAGGGCAAGCCCCACGTGGCACCTTTCCAGGTGTTGAGCCCTGAAACCCCTGGGAGTGTCACCCTCAGGGTTTGCGACCCCCCCGGTACCCCCAGGGCCTGTTAAACCCCCCCATAATGGGATATCTTGGTCCCCTGTGACCCCCCCGgggtccctctgtcccctgtgaccccccggggtccctctgtcccctctgtcccctgtgaccccccggggtccctctgtcccctgtgaCCCCTGTGACCCCCCGgggtccctctgtcccctgtgaccccccggggtccctctgtcccctctgtcccctgtgaccccccggggtccctctgtcccctctgtcccctgtgaCCCCTCAGGACGCCCGGTCCGCCGCACTCTCCCCCGCCACCAGGCGGCGCCCTCCACAGTAGCGTGACGTCATCACCGCGCGCCCAGCGCCGGCGGtccaagatggcggcgcccagCGGCACGGCCGGTGATGGCGGCGGGGCCCGGTACTGCCTGGTGAGCGGCATCCCGGCCTCGCTCCGCTCCGCGCAGCTCCGAGCCTACTTCAACCAGTTCCTGGAAGCCGGCGGCTTCCTCTGCTTCCACTACCGGCACCGCCCCGAGCGCCCGCcagcgggcggcggcggcggggcctCGGCGCCGCgcacctgctcctgcctggtgTCCGTgcggcccggccgtgcccgccgcTTCGTCCGCATGTACTCGGGGAAGCGCTGGGTCGGGCCCGGCGGCGCCGCGCTGCCCGGCCGCTGCCTCATCCGCAGGGTCCGCCTGAACCCCGGGACAGGTACGGGCGGGCGGGGGTCCCGGGACGAGACTGCTCGTGGAGCTCCCTTAACGCTTTAAATCTGCTCCGAGGCAGGAGGAGCCCGTGGGGGCTCTGCTTATCCCCCTCCCACTCGGGAGCGCCGGGATTTACCCGCCCCGGGTGGGATGTGGGACCCCAACAGACCATCCcttctgccctgcagccccccagacCATCCcttctgccctgcagcccccagaccATCCCTTCTGTCCCGCAGGCCCGGAGGAGGCTCCCGGCGGCTCGGCCGGGGCGGCTGCCGGGGAATCTGTCACGGAGGCGGAGCTGAGGCGGCTGCCCGAGTTCAGCCCCCCATCCTTCATGCCCTTCGGGAACGTGGGCACCCCCCTGCGCGTGTTCCTGGAGCTGATCCGGGCCTGCAGGCTCCCCCCCCGCGTCATCaagaagctgcagctggatTTCCCCAGGACGGGCTCCTCCCGCCGGTACGGGAACGTGCCCTTCCAGTACCACGGCACTGAGACGGTGGCTGAGGAAAGAGTTTACACGGCTGCGGGGGATGAGATCgtggagggagaggagcccgCGGGGCTGACTCAGCCAGCCCGGcctgaggaggatgaggaggggcaggagaaggaggaagaggagtcAAACTCAGGTGATGTAAGTGGAATGTTCCAGCACCATCTGGGCTCAGCTGTTGGAGCTGTGAGGGCAGATCCCACTCTCAGAGCCCATTTTAAATGTCTTAGTTGGATAAATGGCTTGTCAAAAACAGTTTTAGAATACAGCTGTTCACCCCTTGGTGCCCTGAGCCCCtcggggcagggacagggggccTGAACCCCCCCGATGGCTCAGGGTGGTTGTAGGGGTTGATCCCGAAGGGTCTGACccgaggaggagcagaggggagggtggtgctgcccagcagagcctgccctgctcctgccacatgggcccagctctgctctgcagggagatgAGGGACAGAGGGAGTCTGTGCTGGGAGTGACGTGCAGAGCTGCACAAGGGCTGACCCTGGATGCTCCTGCTCTTGGAGTTTAGTCACGCTGAGGAAAATGTCTTTGGTGACAAAGGCTTCTGGAGaactgggcagggcaggagccctcccagccctctccctGGCAGACGCCTGTCTGGCCTGTTCTCCCAAACCTCTGTCATTACACATCCCCAGGCAAGCCATTCCCGTTCTCTCCTCCGCCAGAATTAACTCAGATGCCAAATCTCTGCTGCAGTTCCACCCCATTAGTTCTCCTGGCAACATGTGGCACTGAGGGCGCTTTGTTCCCtcctttttccagctttttattcagtcttttcttctccagactgaacagactcctccagctgcttctcccaggctgtctcctggctctgcagccgTTCTTTTGGCTGTTCCCTGCCTGGCAatggctgtgcccagagctgggcaggcagagctgtggctgtgccaggagctgcttcctggGAGCCCACGCAATCTCCTCAGGGATCAGCTGCAGTGGAATTAATTCGTTGCTAGTGCTGACTGCAGGTCCAACACGCCTGCTCCTTAAATGGGCATCGGTGGGGGCaggtggggctgtggggtgggtgTACTGTGGGATTCCTGCTGCTGactctggcagtgctgtgagtCAGGGATGAGCTCATCCCTCGTGTCGGGGCCTGAGCGCTGCGGGCcgggctctgccagctcaggaTGGCTCAGGGATGGCGCTGGGAAGGGTCAGGGAGTGGGCAGGGGGCTGTGCCAGCGTCCCCCGGGACAGTGACACGTGTGAGGGgtggtggggacagggctgtgccagcatcCCCCAGGACAGTGACACATGTGAGgggtggtggggagggggctgtgccagtgcccccCGCCCCATCCCCGGCTGTCCCCCCAGGACAATGACACGTGTGAGGAGTGGGAGCGGCACGAGGCGCTGCACGAGGACGTGGCGCAGCAGGAGCGGGTGCGGGAGCGGCTCTTCGAGGAGGAGATCGAGCTCAAGTGGGAGAAGGGCGGATCCGGCCTCGTGTTCTACACGGACGCGCAgttctggcaggagcaggacgGAGGTGACCTGGGTGTCTGTGTCGCTGAGCCCACGGGGTTAAACAAAGGGTGCAGGTCAactgcagccaccagcaccGTGCCAAGGCTGCTGAGCCTTCCCTTGGGCACTGAGCTGGTCACCAGGAACCCCCCAGAGACCCccgtggtgctgctggcagcctctTGGGTGGGCAGTGGGATTTGGGGAGTCCCTGGTGCCatttcctctgtgctggcactgctgaggcaccacctccagtgctgtgtccagttctgcaACACAgactggaggggctggggctgtccagggcaggggctggagctgggtgtgcccagcctggagaaaaggaggctcaggggggccCTGCacactcctgacaggaggggacagccgggggcgttgggctctgctcccagggaacagggacaggaggagagggaacggcctcaggggaggctcagggtgggcatcagcaggaatttccccatggaaagggcgCTCAGGCCCAGGGAATGGTgaagtccccatccctggaggtgtccagggaaggaCTGGACACTCCGTGgtctggggacaaggtgggaaCTGGTCACATTTGGACTGAATGGTCTTGCAGATCTCCAGCCtcaataattctgtgatttgttcACATTTTGTTGGAGCAAATAGGGAGCTGGGCCACCAGCAGAGCTCCCCTGTGCCACACCTCACCAAAGGTGCTGCTTCCCTTCTCTTGGCAGACTTTGACGAGCAGACAGCCGACGACTGGGACGTGGACATGAGCGTCTACTATGACAAAGGTATCAGGGCTGAGCCACCCAGCCCGGGGGGACCAGGGAAATTCTGACCATGCACAATTTGGGAGCTCTTTGTCGTTCTTTGAAAGCATCCAAGCTGTTGCAGTGAACCTGAAACAGCGTTTTTCTGGTCTGGCAGCAAGGGTTGCCAAAAAGAACAGGTTCTGCCTCCTCTGCTGGTGCTTTGGGGAAAATGATGGTGGtgagcagcctggctgagctgtgctgactctggctgctttctccccagctgcaggggatAAGGATGCTCGGGACTCGGTGCAGATGTGGCTGGAGCAGCGGCTGCGGGATGGGCTGGAGGATGGATCTGTGTCAGGGCAGCACATTGGCACCTTCGAGAGACACACCAAGGTGAGCTCTGGGcgcctgcccagggcaggaagggctgtgccaggggtgtTGCAGGGTGTgagtgaggagcaggagagctcctggctgtggggagagggcagaaggctctggggagatgAGGGTGGGGTTTGTCCAGCAAGTCTGTgatggttttttcccctctcccagggctTTGGCAGGAaggtcctggagcagcagggctggacagAGGGGCTGGGCCTGGGCAGCAGCAACTCTGGGATAGCCGAAGCTCTGGATAACGAGGGTCAGAACCCCCGGTGCAAGAGGGGGCTGGGGTGAGTACCTGagtgccctcccagcccctgttcccacctctgcccaggctctctgggctcccagcagctgagaGGCTGCCAAGGGACCTGAGTGGGGATCCCAGGGatctgcctttccctgcactgctggggaatTCCACTCCATGGCCAAACAGGCTGCTCTTCCTGACAATCCAGGCTCCtggtggagcagggctggaaccCTGCAGGTCtatggaaggtgtctctgcccatggcagggggtggaactgggtgggtttaaggtcccttccaacccaaaccattccaggaaaCGGGCTGGGAAGCACAGGGATCCCTGATGGCCTCTGCAACCTCCAACCAAACCTTTCCTGCTTCCCTCCAGGTACCATGGGGAGAAGCTGCCAACCTTTATCAGGAAGAAGAAGCCCCGTGGGGACTCTTCTGTTGTCATCTCCACCATCTACGATGACCCCGAGCCCCAGGACATGGGTGACCAGCTGCTCCGGCGCCAGCCCCCCACGGCCATGAAGTACAGACAGGACATGGCCTTTGTCCGAGCCTCCCACCCcgccctgggcagcctcaggGCCCAGCCACAATGAGCAGGGACTGCCACAGCCTTTGTCCTGctccccaggccaggctggctcctggTCTGAGTGTGTAGCAGGgtgtttatatatttatttttactgaaactACAGATTTGTAATAAAAATTGCCacggtggggtttttttcccccaattgAACCGTTCAAATGAAAGGAAATGGTGAATAGGGAaggattttggggggttaaaacttatttttgtgCTGGAATCAACCAGACGTGTGTGTTTTGTGAGGCTGAAAAAGCAGAACTCGCAGCTGAGGGAGGCTGAGAGCCAGGGAAGGACAAGTACAGACAGGGCACAGTAACTGTCCTGCCGCTGCCCGAGCCAGCGTTCCTTGGGTGTGGCCATCCCACACTGCTGGGAGAAACTGGCGGGGATGAAAGGCTTTTCctggcagcctgcaggagcTCCGGGGAGGCGGTGCCCGTGGTTGTGGGTAGCGGGTGCTTTCCAAGGTGCTCTGCCCGTTCTCCTGGCCCAGGCACCGGCGGAGGGGAGAGCCCCGTCCCACTGACCCCGTGCTGGAGGCTGAGTGTGAATGGTGCAGGCCAGGCCCTGTGTGGCTTCCTAAAGGGGTGAGGGGAGAAAATgcaggaaggaattcctccgTCTACCTGGCAGGAGCGTGGATCCAGGTGGGAGTCTGGCTCTTCTTGTTAGTCAGTGGCAAGACAAAAGGACATTGTCTTAAACTGCTCCAGGAAGGTTTCGGgtggacattaggaagaatttctgcacagaaaggGGGATTAGACATTGGgaacgggctgcccagggaggtggtggagtcactgtccctgaaggtgtttaaggaaaaacTGTgcgtggcactcagtgccgtGGTGTTTGGTCAGAGTTAGGACCCGATGGtctcagaggccttttccagtcccattgattctgtgatttggaaagaagcggggctggggccgtgCTGGAGGGACAAGAGGCGGCGCCGGGACTCGAACCCGCGACACGCCGTGCCCGTGTCCGGAGTCCCCGGTTCGAGTCCCGGGTTCGAGTcccggccggggccgggccgcgcgTCCCCccggccgccagggggcgcggTGGGCGCGGCGGCCGCTCCGCGCCCGGAACGCGGCGCTCGGGGCCCGCGGGCACCCGGACCCGCAGCGGGGGCACCGCGGCGGTGAGCGGCGTGCGGCACCGGGGGGTGCCGGGACCGGGGGATTTACCGGGACCGGGGGATTTACCGGCACCGGGGGATTTACCGGGCACGGGAGGAGTCACCGCGGCAGGAGGAGAGCATGAGCCAGCATgtctgagggcagcaggggcagcgCGCTGGCCTTTGGCCAGGTGGTCATCGGGCCGCCGGGCTCGGGCAAGACGACCTACTGCCAGGCCATGGGCGCCTTCCTGGGCCGGCTGGGCCGCAGCGTGGCCGTGGTCAACCTGGACCCGGCCAACGAGGCGCTGCCCGGCCCCTGCGCGCTGGACATCGCCGAGCTGGTCACCCTGCCCGACGTGAtgggcagcctggggctgggccCCAACGGGGGCCTCATCTACTGCATGGAGTACCTGGAGGCCAACGCCGACTGGCTGcgggacaggctgcagcccctcaggggaCACTACGTCCTCTTCGACTGCCCCGGCCAGGTGGAGCTCTACACCCACCACCAGGCCCTGAAAAACGTCTTTGCCCAGCTGGCCAAGTGGAATTTCAGGGTAGGGATGGGCTGTTGTCCTTGGGAATTTTTTGGCCTTTCATGTGAAGGGCTTTatcagggaaggaggggaattTTGGGGGCAGGAGCACAGATTCCTTCCTCACACTTCGCACAATATCCCTGAGTGGCCTGGGCTGGgaaggacctcaaagcccatctcattccagtccattccatgggcaggggcGCCTTGCACTAGACCAGGGaaccccagcctgtccctgcacacgtccagggatggacagggagtACCAGGATCCCCCCCACAGCCCGGGTGTTTGATCCAgagctggctctgtgtgtgctggcagcCTTGGCACTGCCCTGAGGAGTGCAGGGGCCGTGCCAggcccctcctgcagcccagcagggcccctgcagcccgtgggaTGTGCCCTGGGCTCTTGCACAACgggagctgcaggtgagagcagccccggagctgctgACGCTGCGCTTGCTCTGCGGCTCTCGGGGCCACAGCACGAATGTGAAACCCTGGGTgctctgggcaggcagggcagcttCATTTGTGTGAGAATGTCGCTGGGAATCTGCACATTAGAGCTTATTTTCATTGGAATGAATGGACCTGGAACTGGAGTTGCTAAAATAGGACATTTACAGGGCTGGTTTCTGCTCTCCCGGGTGCTCACGCCTGCCTGGGAGCCCCAGactggctgggctctgctgctgtgactcagcccagagccctgacTTGGAGTGacttccccagctctgggacCACATTGTTACAGCCACACAAAACCAGGGAATCAGTCTGCTCGTTAGtgtaattatta from the Prinia subflava isolate CZ2003 ecotype Zambia chromosome 24, Cam_Psub_1.2, whole genome shotgun sequence genome contains:
- the NR0B2 gene encoding nuclear receptor subfamily 0 group B member 2 translates to MSTSVDTECERCRCHSRDKPPAILYTLLSQELQPGRARQRCLCHQRRAVCLAAPHLTCRAASDVLLKTISFVRNVAAFQLLPREDQLLLLHGCWVPLFLLGLVQGMVTFEVTEAPAPSMLKKILLSGQSKGQEPEGTQPTLAAVQRLQWCLNSFWRLDLSPNEYTYLRGAILFSPDTPGLRAPLYIGSLQREAQRALREQLQPEGQRRFSRILRASSALRAVPAALVTGLFFRPLIGDADMGELLAEMLFEVPGWPQGPWLPLPR
- the GPATCH3 gene encoding G patch domain-containing protein 3, whose product is MAAPSGTAGDGGGARYCLVSGIPASLRSAQLRAYFNQFLEAGGFLCFHYRHRPERPPAGGGGGASAPRTCSCLVSVRPGRARRFVRMYSGKRWVGPGGAALPGRCLIRRVRLNPGTGPEEAPGGSAGAAAGESVTEAELRRLPEFSPPSFMPFGNVGTPLRVFLELIRACRLPPRVIKKLQLDFPRTGSSRRYGNVPFQYHGTETVAEERVYTAAGDEIVEGEEPAGLTQPARPEEDEEGQEKEEEESNSGDDNDTCEEWERHEALHEDVAQQERVRERLFEEEIELKWEKGGSGLVFYTDAQFWQEQDGDFDEQTADDWDVDMSVYYDKAAGDKDARDSVQMWLEQRLRDGLEDGSVSGQHIGTFERHTKGFGRKVLEQQGWTEGLGLGSSNSGIAEALDNEGQNPRCKRGLGYHGEKLPTFIRKKKPRGDSSVVISTIYDDPEPQDMGDQLLRRQPPTAMKYRQDMAFVRASHPALGSLRAQPQ